A window of the Cyanobacteriota bacterium genome harbors these coding sequences:
- a CDS encoding MFS transporter, producing the protein MKNKEKQNQGFLALMAAVAFAYLSFGAITNVAGAIIPKIRDTYSVSASLSAFLAATFFIAYGITSIPWGVFMEKNSKKTTLVSSSLITTAGVLLFAAVPGFLPNMAAMFLCGVGITGVQVALNPLVAEISDPAKYSRNLTMFMVINGAGSFAAPQLVSSIENSGNHWTVTYWVFTALALVMTAAVAFPAYPKSETNDQDFEARALEPSEISGQAVAKARSEELAMRKEGTKSKNLTVELLTANPLIYLYALGIFLYVGVEVGVANTITLYFEDKLSIFSIIQSSDDLVNVGMMGEIYSGLLNFFRQAVNAESVRNLTLSLYWGGLLAGRFVGTAVLDKIPGKLAIKIYIALAAVALYMAMTGDINQALLAFPAIGFFISIMFPTIYSLATNSFGKEYSSAISGILCTAIIGGAVIGPVMAWVAEANQGDALVPNWDAGLLVAFACYAYIFVLGMFAKEGN; encoded by the coding sequence ATGAAAAATAAAGAAAAACAAAATCAAGGCTTCCTAGCATTGATGGCAGCAGTCGCCTTCGCTTATTTATCCTTTGGTGCAATTACCAATGTAGCTGGTGCGATCATTCCAAAGATCCGCGACACCTATAGTGTAAGCGCTTCTTTATCTGCCTTTCTTGCAGCGACCTTCTTTATAGCTTACGGAATCACTTCTATCCCCTGGGGAGTTTTCATGGAAAAAAACTCAAAGAAAACTACTTTAGTATCTAGTTCATTAATCACAACTGCTGGAGTTTTACTTTTTGCGGCAGTGCCTGGCTTCTTGCCAAACATGGCAGCGATGTTCCTTTGTGGTGTTGGCATCACTGGCGTTCAAGTGGCGCTCAATCCACTGGTTGCTGAGATTTCTGATCCAGCTAAGTACTCGCGTAACCTAACTATGTTTATGGTTATTAATGGAGCTGGTAGTTTTGCTGCACCTCAATTAGTAAGTTCAATTGAAAACTCTGGTAATCACTGGACTGTTACCTACTGGGTATTCACAGCGCTTGCTTTAGTGATGACAGCAGCTGTTGCTTTTCCTGCTTATCCTAAATCAGAAACTAATGACCAAGACTTTGAAGCTAGAGCTCTTGAACCTTCAGAAATCAGTGGTCAAGCGGTTGCTAAGGCTCGTAGTGAAGAACTTGCAATGCGCAAAGAAGGTACCAAATCTAAAAATCTAACCGTAGAATTATTAACAGCAAACCCGCTTATCTATCTTTATGCTCTTGGTATCTTTTTATATGTAGGAGTTGAAGTAGGTGTCGCGAATACTATAACCTTATATTTTGAGGACAAATTAAGTATCTTTTCAATAATCCAATCTTCAGATGATTTGGTCAATGTTGGAATGATGGGAGAAATATATTCAGGACTATTAAATTTCTTCAGACAAGCTGTTAATGCTGAGAGCGTAAGAAATTTAACATTAAGTCTATACTGGGGTGGTTTACTAGCAGGTAGGTTCGTCGGTACTGCAGTACTAGACAAGATCCCCGGCAAACTTGCAATCAAGATTTATATCGCACTTGCTGCTGTCGCGCTTTATATGGCAATGACTGGTGACATCAACCAAGCTCTTCTTGCTTTCCCTGCAATTGGTTTCTTTATTTCTATCATGTTCCCTACTATATATAGTTTGGCAACTAATAGTTTCGGCAAAGAATACTCAAGTGCGATTTCTGGAATCCTTTGCACTGCTATCATTGGCGGTGCTGTGATTGGACCTGTGATGGCATGGGTAGCTGAAGCCAATCAAGGAGATGCTCTTGTACCAAACTGGGATGCTGGTTTATTGGTTGCCTTTGCTTGTTACGCTTATATCTTTGTGCTTGGAATGTTTGCTAAAGAGGGAAATTAA
- the rplI gene encoding 50S ribosomal protein L9 encodes MATALKVILTEDSQAGRAGELVKVRPGFARNYLLPQKLAVIADAYNLQAFEERKAEIEADAENKRQKASDAKESLGDDSMVTIEGRSGETGKLFGAITKEKIAEAVAKQLNLEVKKEQIEITMPIKTLGEHSVTIKLAVGTTADIIVKVVPEN; translated from the coding sequence ATGGCAACTGCATTAAAAGTAATACTGACCGAAGATTCACAAGCTGGAAGAGCTGGAGAGCTTGTTAAAGTGAGACCAGGTTTCGCTCGCAACTATCTTTTACCTCAAAAATTGGCCGTAATTGCTGATGCATACAACTTACAAGCATTTGAAGAGCGCAAAGCTGAGATTGAAGCTGACGCTGAAAATAAACGCCAAAAAGCAAGTGACGCGAAAGAATCACTTGGTGATGATTCAATGGTAACCATTGAAGGAAGATCTGGTGAAACCGGGAAATTATTTGGTGCGATTACCAAAGAGAAAATCGCTGAAGCTGTTGCTAAGCAACTTAATTTAGAAGTTAAAAAAGAACAGATAGAAATTACAATGCCTATCAAAACTCTTGGTGAGCATAGTGTAACTATCAAGCTTGCGGTTGGAACGACGGCCGACATAATCGTCAAAGTCGTACCTGAAAACTAG
- the tmk gene encoding dTMP kinase: MFITIEGPDKAGKTTQIAKLKEYIKNNSLDWVFTFNPGDTNLGAKLRNIVLDCDEHISNHAELMIYLADRAHHVDTKLKPLLQAGKVVVCDRFSDSTLAYQGYGRGIDIKTIKIIDALVCDGIKPDLTILLMVSEQEAQRRTKDAVDRLEAQNKLFFIRVRNGYKTIAREDPTRIKVIEVDCLSIEEVHERITNLINDNIADYNKEKARV; encoded by the coding sequence ATGTTCATAACAATAGAAGGCCCTGACAAAGCTGGTAAAACAACGCAAATCGCCAAACTCAAGGAATATATCAAGAATAATTCCTTAGATTGGGTTTTTACCTTCAATCCTGGTGATACCAATTTGGGTGCTAAGCTGCGCAATATTGTTTTGGATTGTGATGAGCATATCTCTAATCATGCAGAGTTGATGATTTACCTTGCTGATAGAGCGCATCATGTTGATACCAAGCTTAAGCCTCTACTTCAGGCTGGTAAAGTAGTTGTTTGTGATCGTTTTAGCGATAGTACTCTTGCTTATCAAGGTTATGGACGTGGCATTGATATCAAAACTATCAAAATCATTGACGCACTAGTTTGTGATGGTATCAAGCCTGATTTGACTATCTTATTAATGGTGTCTGAGCAAGAAGCTCAGCGTCGTACTAAAGATGCAGTCGATAGACTTGAAGCGCAAAACAAATTGTTTTTTATCAGAGTGCGTAATGGTTATAAGACAATTGCTCGCGAGGATCCTACTCGCATTAAGGTGATAGAGGTTGATTGCTTGAGTATTGAAGAAGTGCATGAGCGTATAACGAATCTGATTAACGACAATATTGCTGACTACAATAAGGAAAAAGCCCGTGTCTAA